One window of Bacillus alkalicellulosilyticus genomic DNA carries:
- a CDS encoding GH36-type glycosyl hydrolase domain-containing protein, translated as MLQPTENNEYYELTSPTSMPKASGFLWNDKMMIHVNCRGYAVAQFMQPEPAKYSYAPNMEAKTFMQPEQPYYAHHPGRFVYIKDEENGEIFSAPYEPVRVLPDQYKFAVGKHNIIWTIEKDDVRIEMTLSLPTSEALELWRVKVTNLSNKPRKLSIYPSFTVGYMSWMNQSGEYNEELQGIVCTAITPYQKYQDYAKIKELKDKTFLISDLAPDAWEVNQEVFEGEGGITNPSALQEDLLANGDSRYERPIAVLQYKLDLTPGEEKEYRLLFGPAHNDGDIASIRQQYFNKGGFEQAERDYAAYIAEGKGIIEISTPDADLDNFVNHWLPRQVYYHGITNRLSTDPQTRNYLQDNMGMSYIKPSITRNAFLHALSQQKVSGAMPDGIILHEDAELKYINQVPHTDHCVWLPICLNVYLDETNDYDILEERVAFTDSEETATVFEHVTRAMNWLIQDRDERGLNYINQGDWCDPMNMVGYKGIGVSGWLTTASAYAFLIWADICEKYGQSDVSEQFRQEAEKSNETINQYLWDGDWYARGITDDNVVFGISKDKEGRIFLNSQGWALLSGAANEEQKQKLLKSVEEHLESPYGVEMLGPAYTKMREDVGRVTQKHPGSAENGSVYNHAAIFYIYALYTAGETDNAYRLLRKMLPGPDMEDILQRGQLPVFIPNYYRGAYRTIPRTAGRSSHLFNTGTVSWVYRCIVDGLFGVRGDKEGLHVNPQLPSDWNEASIKRLFRGAELQISIKREEGVSATEVYVADVKVEGGVITGIREGEQYNVLVKLPYN; from the coding sequence ATGTTACAACCAACTGAAAACAATGAATACTATGAACTGACAAGTCCAACCAGTATGCCAAAGGCTTCAGGTTTTTTATGGAATGACAAAATGATGATTCATGTGAACTGTCGGGGCTATGCGGTAGCTCAATTTATGCAACCAGAACCTGCTAAATATTCGTATGCACCAAATATGGAAGCGAAAACGTTTATGCAACCGGAGCAACCGTATTATGCGCATCATCCTGGTCGTTTTGTGTACATCAAGGATGAGGAAAACGGAGAGATTTTCTCAGCGCCGTATGAACCAGTGCGAGTGCTACCTGATCAATATAAATTTGCTGTTGGAAAACATAATATCATTTGGACAATTGAAAAAGATGATGTCCGAATTGAAATGACTTTAAGTTTACCGACTTCAGAAGCATTAGAGCTTTGGCGAGTGAAAGTAACGAATCTATCAAACAAACCGCGTAAACTTAGCATTTACCCTTCTTTTACTGTTGGATACATGTCTTGGATGAATCAGTCAGGGGAGTATAACGAAGAGTTACAAGGAATTGTTTGTACAGCGATTACCCCTTATCAAAAGTATCAGGATTATGCAAAAATTAAAGAGTTAAAAGATAAAACATTTTTAATATCGGACCTTGCCCCAGATGCGTGGGAAGTAAACCAAGAAGTATTTGAAGGAGAAGGTGGAATTACGAATCCATCAGCTCTTCAGGAAGACCTATTGGCTAATGGAGATTCTCGCTATGAAAGACCTATTGCTGTTCTTCAATATAAACTCGACCTGACTCCTGGAGAAGAAAAAGAGTATCGATTGCTGTTTGGTCCTGCCCATAATGACGGGGACATTGCATCTATCCGTCAACAGTATTTTAACAAAGGTGGATTTGAACAAGCGGAACGTGACTATGCTGCATACATAGCTGAAGGAAAAGGAATTATCGAAATCAGTACACCAGATGCAGACCTAGATAACTTTGTAAATCATTGGTTGCCACGTCAAGTATACTATCATGGAATTACAAATCGACTTTCTACGGATCCGCAAACAAGAAACTATCTTCAAGATAATATGGGAATGAGCTATATCAAGCCAAGCATTACACGTAACGCGTTCCTACATGCTCTAAGCCAACAAAAGGTGAGTGGGGCTATGCCTGACGGAATTATCTTGCATGAGGACGCTGAATTAAAATACATTAATCAAGTTCCTCATACCGACCATTGCGTGTGGTTACCGATTTGTTTAAACGTTTATTTAGATGAAACGAATGATTATGACATTCTTGAGGAAAGAGTAGCATTTACAGATAGTGAAGAAACAGCTACTGTTTTTGAACATGTGACACGGGCGATGAACTGGTTAATTCAAGATAGAGATGAAAGAGGTCTTAACTATATCAACCAAGGTGATTGGTGCGACCCAATGAATATGGTCGGATACAAAGGGATCGGGGTATCAGGTTGGTTAACTACAGCATCAGCTTACGCTTTTCTCATTTGGGCTGACATTTGTGAAAAGTATGGTCAATCTGATGTTAGTGAACAGTTCCGTCAAGAGGCAGAAAAGTCCAATGAGACAATTAATCAGTACTTATGGGACGGAGACTGGTATGCTCGCGGGATTACGGATGACAATGTTGTTTTTGGTATCAGTAAAGACAAAGAAGGGCGTATCTTCTTAAACTCTCAAGGCTGGGCATTGTTAAGTGGAGCTGCCAATGAAGAGCAAAAACAAAAACTACTAAAGTCGGTTGAAGAACATTTAGAATCTCCATACGGTGTAGAAATGCTTGGACCAGCTTATACAAAAATGCGTGAAGATGTTGGACGTGTGACCCAGAAACATCCGGGTTCTGCTGAAAATGGGTCAGTTTATAACCATGCAGCTATCTTTTACATTTATGCTCTATATACAGCCGGCGAAACAGATAATGCGTATCGTCTCCTTCGTAAAATGCTTCCTGGACCAGATATGGAAGATATTTTGCAACGAGGACAATTGCCAGTATTTATCCCGAACTATTATCGTGGAGCATATCGAACGATTCCTAGAACAGCAGGACGTTCGAGTCACTTATTTAACACAGGAACCGTTTCATGGGTGTATCGATGCATCGTTGATGGATTATTTGGAGTTCGAGGGGATAAAGAAGGATTACACGTCAATCCACAGCTTCCGTCCGACTGGAACGAAGCTTCAATTAAACGTTTGTTTAGAGGAGCTGAGCTACAGATTTCGATTAAACGAGAAGAAGGAGTGTCAGCTACAGAAGTGTATGTAGCTGACGTGAAAGTAGAAGGTGGAGTGATTACGGGTATCCGTGAAGGCGAACAATATAATGTATTGGTGAAACTACCATATAATTAA
- a CDS encoding PmoA family protein, with the protein MAFKSKYSEQDALWEVTLNGTKILEYVYGAEGDINPSFRLVKTTGDHTITIYRPWDHPWHPGLFFSWKYINGFNFWEAKYHGEDNKVKTDSFSPLADGQGFEQTLTYITQEEQTVVNETRIIRLEEDGEGYLIHWDASFTTPENEITFDRTEQTKEAPWGGYAGLSCRLHRNYLGPTITTDLGEFTADDAHAKSFKWCDYAGKLDGYTEEQWAGICLIDHPANERHPSPKLTYDYKDMQFLSAAFLFDKPYVLKKGETLRLQYTFYVHDGKIQKESMSNILDRLL; encoded by the coding sequence ATGGCATTTAAGTCGAAATATAGTGAGCAAGATGCACTATGGGAAGTTACTTTAAATGGTACTAAAATTCTTGAATATGTCTACGGTGCGGAAGGAGACATTAATCCTTCATTTCGCTTAGTTAAAACAACAGGTGATCATACTATTACGATTTATCGACCGTGGGACCACCCATGGCACCCTGGTTTATTTTTCTCATGGAAATATATAAATGGGTTCAATTTTTGGGAAGCGAAGTATCATGGTGAAGATAATAAAGTAAAGACGGATTCCTTTTCTCCTCTTGCGGATGGACAAGGCTTTGAGCAAACATTAACGTACATCACTCAAGAAGAGCAAACTGTAGTAAATGAAACAAGAATTATACGACTAGAAGAAGATGGCGAGGGCTATCTTATTCACTGGGATGCTTCGTTCACAACCCCGGAGAATGAAATTACATTTGACCGTACAGAGCAAACAAAAGAGGCTCCTTGGGGAGGTTATGCCGGGTTATCATGCCGATTACACCGTAATTACCTTGGACCAACAATCACAACGGATTTAGGTGAGTTTACAGCTGATGACGCTCATGCGAAGTCGTTTAAATGGTGCGACTATGCTGGCAAGCTTGATGGATATACAGAAGAGCAGTGGGCTGGAATTTGTCTAATCGACCACCCAGCGAATGAACGCCATCCATCACCTAAGTTAACTTATGATTATAAAGATATGCAATTTTTATCAGCAGCGTTTCTATTTGATAAGCCGTATGTTTTAAAAAAGGGTGAGACTCTTCGCTTGCAATATACATTTTATGTGCACGATGGAAAAATCCAAAAAGAAAGCATGAGTAACATTTTGGATAGGCTATTATAA
- a CDS encoding alpha/beta fold hydrolase, protein MTQHILNRNNVTVLGQGKKPMIFAPGFGCDQTVWKLVANSFKEDYQVILFDYVGMGNSDISAYDPKKYSSLSGYAQDVIDVCTALDIKNAIFVGHSVGSIIGALAYLKHPELFSNLIMVGPSPCYLNEPPDYFGGFEKESLLGLLDMMDKNYIGWANVFASTITNNAEHFEVASELEGRFCSTDPVIARTFAEACFFADHREELHKVTVPSLILQCAEDVIAPKEVGEFMNQTLPSSTLIYMNATGHCPHMSHPKETSQLIRGYLQNNSE, encoded by the coding sequence ATGACTCAGCACATCCTAAATCGAAATAATGTTACTGTTTTGGGACAAGGAAAAAAGCCAATGATTTTTGCCCCAGGTTTTGGCTGTGATCAAACGGTTTGGAAGCTTGTAGCCAATTCATTTAAAGAAGACTATCAAGTTATTCTTTTTGATTATGTAGGTATGGGAAACTCCGACATTTCTGCATATGACCCTAAAAAATATAGCTCGCTTTCTGGATATGCTCAGGATGTAATAGATGTTTGTACTGCGTTAGATATAAAAAATGCCATATTTGTAGGTCATTCGGTCGGCAGTATAATTGGTGCTTTAGCATATTTAAAACACCCTGAATTATTTTCAAACCTTATCATGGTAGGACCTTCTCCCTGTTATCTTAATGAACCACCAGACTATTTTGGTGGTTTTGAAAAAGAATCCTTACTTGGACTCCTTGATATGATGGATAAGAATTATATAGGATGGGCCAATGTGTTTGCTTCAACAATTACAAATAACGCTGAACACTTTGAGGTGGCAAGTGAACTAGAAGGACGCTTTTGTTCGACTGACCCTGTCATAGCTAGGACATTTGCAGAGGCTTGTTTTTTTGCCGACCATCGAGAAGAACTGCATAAAGTCACTGTACCTTCGCTTATATTACAATGTGCAGAAGACGTCATTGCTCCAAAAGAAGTTGGCGAATTCATGAATCAAACCTTACCTTCAAGTACACTTATATATATGAACGCAACAGGACATTGTCCTCATATGAGTCATCCAAAGGAAACCTCACAACTAATTCGGGGCTACCTACAAAATAATTCTGAATGA
- a CDS encoding SpoIIE family protein phosphatase, with product MNELLNHMPCGFLVFSKEGSILSINETLLRYLEYNREELIDKPINTILSKSARAFFQLYFIPLVTVEKKVEEMYISLESKNGLEIPVLLNASYKDETTSITCIVVHMKKRNEYEDQLLIARKMAEDALSEKNKAHAELEEALEELKAQQEELIEVNRQNQQFILETEAELNLAKKIQETSLSEDICNKEIEIVSYYNASSELSGDIFGFYQINEDQYGVIILDVMGHGASSALITMSLHSLFHRLITRGFATDIVMKELDKHLHQLFDASEEAWHYCTAIYLFIDTKKQTIEYINAGHPPAIYQDEKGQQKELYTLTPPIGTIEGIHFQTRTISYTKGAKLLLYTDGVNEFLETDHLSLLLKKNTSSSLETIKKSILHSIELKKSSVYKSDDQCFVLIDLK from the coding sequence ATGAATGAACTACTTAATCATATGCCTTGTGGATTTCTAGTCTTTTCCAAAGAAGGTTCCATTCTTTCCATTAACGAAACACTTTTACGATATCTTGAATACAACAGAGAGGAACTCATTGATAAACCAATCAACACCATTCTCTCGAAATCAGCACGTGCCTTTTTTCAGTTGTATTTTATCCCTCTTGTCACCGTCGAAAAAAAAGTTGAGGAAATGTATATTTCATTAGAATCAAAGAATGGATTAGAAATTCCTGTATTGCTTAATGCTTCATATAAGGATGAAACAACGTCTATCACATGTATCGTCGTCCATATGAAAAAAAGAAATGAATATGAAGACCAGCTATTGATCGCGAGAAAGATGGCTGAAGATGCGCTGTCAGAAAAAAATAAAGCACATGCAGAATTAGAAGAAGCATTAGAGGAATTAAAAGCACAACAAGAAGAGCTGATTGAAGTTAATAGACAAAACCAACAGTTTATCCTTGAAACAGAAGCGGAGTTAAATCTAGCAAAAAAAATTCAAGAGACCTCACTTTCAGAAGATATCTGTAACAAAGAAATAGAGATTGTGTCCTATTACAATGCCTCAAGTGAACTATCTGGTGATATTTTTGGTTTCTACCAAATCAATGAAGACCAGTATGGTGTGATTATTTTGGATGTCATGGGACATGGGGCTTCATCTGCACTTATTACCATGTCTCTTCACTCTCTATTTCATCGATTAATTACAAGAGGTTTTGCAACTGATATTGTTATGAAGGAACTAGATAAACATCTCCACCAACTGTTTGATGCTAGCGAAGAGGCATGGCATTATTGCACGGCTATTTATCTATTTATTGATACAAAAAAACAAACGATAGAGTATATTAATGCAGGTCATCCTCCTGCCATTTATCAGGATGAAAAAGGACAGCAGAAAGAACTTTATACGTTAACACCACCAATTGGTACGATTGAGGGGATTCACTTCCAAACGAGGACAATTTCATATACAAAAGGCGCAAAACTCCTTCTTTATACTGACGGGGTTAATGAATTTTTAGAAACAGACCATTTAAGTTTGTTGCTTAAGAAAAATACGTCTAGTTCATTGGAAACGATAAAAAAATCCATCCTTCATTCGATTGAATTGAAAAAAAGCTCGGTCTATAAAAGTGATGACCAATGTTTTGTATTAATTGATTTGAAGTAA
- a CDS encoding Gfo/Idh/MocA family protein has product MKFGVVGLGWPGQQHIQAIEVHKKEASLSAVCDMDPAKLSEFVGKCDTFSDIDQFFNEADMDAVILAVPHQLHASLTVQALDAGKHVMIEKPMARTSEECRQMIEAAQRNNKTLMVAQNWRYEPWCVAAKAIVESGELGQIQAVRTEWLLNFRDAFPKGSWIYNGELAGGGAITSLAIHNVDALRFIIGDISEVYTNELYTDDWSTNEAENWAMVQMKFENGAIGHLFTGYTPFFPPDNGMLYVYGEKGTMFSGPYNGESGLWIRSEQRSTDPSAGYERVDIEKFAPGLVGHPQTNQLKHFIDSVTNGTHPESDGRKIIKTIELVESMYASGREGKPYKK; this is encoded by the coding sequence ATGAAATTCGGAGTGGTAGGGCTAGGGTGGCCTGGTCAACAACACATACAGGCAATAGAAGTACACAAAAAGGAAGCTTCATTGTCAGCGGTGTGTGACATGGATCCGGCAAAGCTAAGTGAATTTGTAGGGAAATGTGACACGTTTTCAGATATTGACCAATTTTTTAACGAAGCTGATATGGATGCGGTTATATTGGCTGTTCCTCACCAGCTACATGCTAGCTTAACAGTTCAAGCATTAGATGCGGGAAAACATGTCATGATTGAAAAACCAATGGCGCGGACAAGTGAAGAATGCCGACAAATGATTGAGGCGGCCCAGAGAAATAATAAAACACTGATGGTCGCTCAAAACTGGAGATACGAGCCGTGGTGTGTCGCAGCAAAAGCTATTGTTGAAAGCGGAGAGCTTGGTCAAATCCAAGCCGTTCGTACCGAGTGGTTGTTAAATTTCCGTGATGCCTTCCCGAAAGGAAGCTGGATTTACAACGGAGAGCTTGCCGGAGGAGGAGCAATCACAAGCTTAGCGATTCATAATGTCGATGCACTTCGATTCATTATTGGTGATATTTCTGAAGTGTACACAAACGAATTATATACAGATGACTGGTCTACAAATGAAGCGGAAAACTGGGCAATGGTGCAAATGAAGTTTGAAAATGGAGCAATCGGTCACTTGTTTACAGGGTATACCCCATTCTTTCCACCTGACAACGGCATGTTGTATGTATATGGTGAAAAAGGTACGATGTTCTCTGGTCCATACAACGGAGAATCGGGGTTATGGATTCGCTCTGAGCAACGTTCAACGGACCCTTCTGCAGGATATGAACGTGTAGACATTGAGAAATTCGCTCCTGGATTAGTGGGACACCCGCAGACGAACCAACTAAAGCATTTTATCGATAGCGTTACTAATGGAACTCATCCTGAATCAGATGGTCGTAAAATCATTAAGACAATAGAGTTAGTCGAATCAATGTACGCTTCAGGAAGAGAAGGAAAACCTTATAAAAAATAG
- a CDS encoding Cof-type HAD-IIB family hydrolase, with the protein MMEKPKVIFLDMDGTILNHQNVVSEKTKEIINEIRILGIFVFIATGRSFEEIELVAPKGLHVDGYITSNGMAGYIGKKVIFEHSLTRKTVEEVIEKARENKIYYELFPYGHPRITLKQDKQYVIDEINDPKPDSVGINEWLSRKQAIKDEIEWTDQIVGERFSKFYFFARTKEHINHWKEQLHLLKQDVEFSTSTSSDHNVELMVANKNKATGIKEMLDYFHLPEDETMAIGDSNNDVQMLQFVSHAVAMKNAPDYLKELVDDVTDYTCDEDGVYHYLKTLFEL; encoded by the coding sequence TTGATGGAAAAACCAAAAGTAATCTTTTTAGATATGGACGGGACGATTTTAAATCACCAAAATGTAGTGAGTGAAAAAACAAAGGAAATTATAAATGAGATAAGAATCTTAGGAATATTTGTTTTTATTGCGACAGGACGTTCTTTTGAAGAAATTGAATTGGTGGCCCCAAAAGGGTTACATGTGGATGGTTATATTACGTCGAACGGTATGGCAGGTTACATAGGCAAGAAAGTAATCTTTGAACATTCACTTACACGTAAGACCGTAGAAGAAGTGATTGAAAAGGCGAGAGAAAACAAAATTTATTACGAACTATTTCCATATGGACATCCAAGAATCACATTAAAGCAGGATAAACAGTATGTAATCGATGAAATTAATGATCCTAAGCCAGATAGCGTCGGAATAAATGAATGGCTATCACGTAAGCAAGCGATTAAAGATGAAATCGAGTGGACCGATCAAATAGTGGGAGAACGCTTTTCAAAATTTTATTTCTTTGCTAGAACAAAAGAACATATTAACCATTGGAAAGAACAGCTTCATTTGCTTAAGCAAGACGTTGAATTTTCGACTTCGACATCGTCAGACCACAATGTTGAGCTTATGGTCGCCAACAAAAACAAGGCAACTGGGATAAAGGAAATGTTGGATTACTTTCATCTTCCTGAAGATGAAACGATGGCGATTGGCGATAGTAACAATGATGTGCAGATGCTTCAATTTGTTAGCCATGCTGTTGCGATGAAAAATGCACCGGATTACCTTAAAGAATTAGTAGATGATGTAACAGACTATACATGTGATGAGGACGGAGTGTACCATTATTTAAAAACTCTATTCGAGTTGTAA
- a CDS encoding beta-glucosidase: MTVTKQERLAYTSKAKELVEQMSLEEKVYLMSGKIPFEKIMSDIAEGKPYNWFPYPAGGNERLNVPEMKFVDGPRGVVSGNSTCFPVSMSRGASFDKDLEERIGRAIGKEIRAHGGNLFGGVCINLPRNPGWGRSQEVYGEDSFHLGAMGSALVKGVQEENVIACVKHYAFNSMENARFTVSVQADKRTEREVYLAHFKDCVDAGAASIMSAYNLYQGTFCGHSDYLLNEVLKEEWDFDGFVISDFIWGVKDTVEGANGGMDIEMCHTKYFGDNLVEAVKEGKVSEEKIDEAALRIVRTLLAFTEADNNTYSKDLIGSKEHVTLALEAAEKSITLMKNDNQVLPFSKTDTKTIAVIGKLGNKGNIGDHGSSRVFPDYIVTPLEGITALVPDSEVIFNDGSDLEKAKELAKSVDAVVFVVGYDHDDEGEFINNPDEDVDALGDGDSGFGAGGDRKTSLGLHQEEIDLLKAVGPENQNSVAALIGGNMIMIEEWKDDVSAILMAFYPGMEGGTALAKNLFGDVNPSGKLPFVLPTEESHLPQIDWDATEITYDYYHGYTKLEKEGIEPSLPYGFGLSYTTFEISNASFSVENNQIVATCEVENTGKQEGAEVIQLYVGYGNSKIDRPVKVLRGFERVNLKPGEKQVVKVTTPLEKIKWFNPSTNEWELEEMDYEIYIGNSSANKDLVKGAITVTSMA; encoded by the coding sequence ATGACTGTTACCAAACAAGAACGTTTAGCTTATACATCTAAGGCTAAGGAACTCGTAGAACAAATGTCATTAGAAGAAAAAGTATACTTAATGAGTGGTAAGATTCCTTTTGAAAAAATCATGTCCGATATTGCAGAAGGAAAGCCATACAATTGGTTCCCTTATCCTGCAGGCGGAAATGAGCGTCTTAACGTACCAGAAATGAAATTTGTAGATGGCCCTCGGGGAGTGGTTTCAGGAAATAGTACGTGTTTTCCTGTATCAATGTCTAGAGGGGCATCCTTTGATAAAGACCTTGAAGAAAGAATTGGACGAGCGATTGGTAAAGAAATTCGTGCACATGGTGGAAACCTTTTTGGTGGAGTCTGCATTAATCTCCCTCGAAATCCAGGTTGGGGAAGAAGTCAGGAAGTGTATGGAGAGGATTCATTTCATTTAGGGGCAATGGGATCTGCTCTTGTAAAAGGCGTTCAAGAAGAAAATGTGATTGCTTGTGTGAAACATTATGCCTTTAATAGTATGGAAAACGCTCGATTTACTGTTAGTGTCCAAGCAGACAAACGTACGGAACGTGAGGTATACCTTGCCCATTTTAAAGATTGTGTAGATGCTGGGGCAGCGAGTATTATGAGTGCATATAACCTCTATCAAGGAACGTTTTGTGGCCATAGTGATTATTTGTTAAACGAAGTGCTAAAAGAAGAATGGGATTTTGATGGCTTTGTCATCAGTGACTTCATTTGGGGCGTAAAGGACACGGTTGAAGGCGCTAATGGCGGGATGGATATTGAAATGTGCCATACGAAATATTTTGGTGACAACCTAGTGGAGGCTGTTAAAGAAGGAAAAGTAAGTGAAGAAAAAATCGATGAAGCTGCATTGCGGATCGTGCGAACTTTGCTCGCCTTTACTGAAGCGGATAACAACACGTATAGCAAAGACCTAATCGGCAGTAAAGAACATGTGACTCTTGCCTTAGAAGCAGCTGAAAAATCAATTACGCTTATGAAAAATGATAATCAAGTACTTCCATTTTCCAAAACCGATACTAAAACAATAGCGGTTATCGGAAAACTTGGCAACAAAGGAAACATCGGAGACCATGGCTCAAGTCGAGTTTTTCCAGATTATATTGTCACACCACTTGAAGGAATTACAGCTCTAGTACCAGATTCAGAGGTAATCTTTAATGATGGTTCTGACCTAGAAAAGGCAAAAGAACTTGCAAAATCAGTGGATGCCGTTGTTTTCGTCGTTGGCTATGACCATGATGATGAAGGCGAGTTCATCAATAATCCTGATGAAGATGTTGATGCATTAGGAGATGGAGATTCTGGCTTTGGTGCAGGTGGAGACCGTAAAACATCTCTTGGTCTTCATCAAGAAGAAATTGATTTACTTAAAGCAGTGGGACCTGAAAATCAAAACTCAGTAGCTGCTTTAATTGGTGGAAATATGATTATGATTGAAGAGTGGAAGGATGATGTGTCCGCCATACTGATGGCGTTTTACCCAGGAATGGAAGGTGGAACAGCTCTAGCAAAAAATTTATTCGGCGATGTAAATCCAAGTGGAAAGCTCCCTTTTGTATTGCCAACAGAGGAAAGTCATTTGCCACAAATTGATTGGGATGCTACGGAAATTACATATGATTACTACCACGGGTATACAAAACTTGAAAAAGAGGGGATCGAACCTTCTTTACCATATGGCTTTGGTTTATCATATACAACATTTGAGATTTCTAATGCTTCTTTTTCAGTCGAAAATAATCAAATCGTTGCTACTTGTGAAGTTGAGAATACTGGAAAGCAAGAAGGGGCAGAGGTCATTCAGTTATATGTAGGCTATGGCAACTCAAAAATTGATAGACCTGTTAAGGTACTACGCGGTTTTGAGAGAGTAAACCTAAAACCAGGGGAAAAGCAAGTCGTGAAAGTGACCACACCACTTGAAAAAATAAAGTGGTTTAACCCAAGCACAAATGAGTGGGAACTAGAAGAAATGGATTATGAAATCTACATTGGAAATAGTAGTGCGAACAAGGACTTGGTAAAGGGAGCGATTACTGTAACAAGCATGGCATAA